A region from the Lolium perenne isolate Kyuss_39 chromosome 4, Kyuss_2.0, whole genome shotgun sequence genome encodes:
- the LOC127297441 gene encoding serine carboxypeptidase-like 18: MGTGIIIVSALSPLLSFLLSRVVHEDSQILSSRTHGGAKLQAGALATWTRGGLGTGARRGGRDAGLGFGDGDARRNGDLARGDPYATTAPSAVRYVTVDEENGAELFYYFIESEGDPRRDPVLLWLTGGDRCSALSALMFEIGPLKLIIEPYDGTLPRLQYHPHSWTKAASIVFVDSPVGAGFSFSRNPKGYDVGDMSSSVQLKTFLTKWLTEHPGYVANPLYVGGDSRAGIFAPLLAQMISEDIEAGMMPTLNLKGYLVGNPNTGEGIDYNSRVPYLHGVGVISDKLYESIIEHCPGEDITNPRNALCAQDLDKFNHLFDQINAAHILYKNCDHLSSRPINLATERKILKEETRALKNPPPQLPMDCQNYGRYLLYYWTNNGMTKEKLGIKKGTKHEWVRCHENDLPYSIDIRSTIKYHRNMTSKGYHALVYSGDHDAVIPFLGTQSWIRSLNFPIMDEWRAWHLDGQSAGFTETYSNNLTFATIKGGGHTAPEYQPERCLAMFSRWISGEPL, translated from the exons ATGGGCACAGGGATAATAATTGTGAGCGCTCTCTCTCCCTTGCTTTCATTTCTCCTCTCTCGCGTCGTGCACGAGGATAGCCAGATCCTCTCCTCGCGGACGCACGGCGGCGCGAAGCTTCAAGCTGGCGCGCTGGCGACGTGGACGCGCGGCGGCCTCGGCACTGGCGCACGGCGAGGCGGACGCGACGCCGGTCTCGGCTTTGGCGACGGCGACGCGAGACGCAACGGCGACCTGGCGCGCGGCGACCCATACGCGACGACGGCGCCCTCCGCTG TGAGGTACGTGACCGTGGATGAGGAGAACGGCGCCGAGTTGTTCTACTACTTCATTGAGTCGGAGGGCGACCCACGACGCGACCCCGTCCTGCTCTGGCTCACCGGCGGCGACCGCTGCTCCGCGCTCAGCGCACTCATGTTCGAGATAG GACCGTTGAAGCTCATCATCGAACCCTACGACGGGACTCTACCACGACTGCAGTACCATCCCCACTCCTGGACCAAGGCTGCGAGTATTGTGTTTGTTGATTCGCCAGTCGGTGCCGGGTTTTCCTTCTCCCGGAACCCCAAGGGCTATGATGTTGGAGATATGTCTTCTTCGGTGCAGCTGAAAACGTTTCTTACCAAG TGGTTGACGGAGCATCCAGGTTACGTCGCAAATCCTCTATATGTGGGGGGAGACTCGCGCGCGGGGATCTTCGCTCCACTCCTCGCGCAGATGATCTCAGAAG ACATTGAAGCTGGAATGATGCCAACCTTAAATCTCAAG GGCTATCTGGTAGGTAATCCAAATACAGGTGAAGGCATTGATTATAACTCGAGAGTGCCATATCTGCATGGAGTAGGAGTAATTTCTGATAAGCTATACGAG TCCATAATAGAGCACTGCCCAGGAGAAGATATAACAAACCCGAGGAATGCACTTTGCGCCCAAGATTTGGACAAGTTCAACCAT CTATTTGATCAAATTAATGCGGCACACATTTTATACAAAAACTGCGATCATTTGTCTTCTAGACCAATTAACCTGGCCACAGAAAGAAAGATCCTGAAGGAGGAAACTAGAGCACTGAAAAATCCACCACCTCAGCTACCAATGGATTGTCAA AACTATGGTAGATACTTGTTATATTATTGGACAAACAATGGCATGACTAAGGAAAAACTTGGGATTAAGAAG GGAACCAAACATGAATGGGTGAGGTGCCACGAAAATGATCTACCTTATTCTATAGACATAAGGAGTACCATAAAGTACCATCGTAATATGACTTCAAAAGGTTATCATGCCTTGGTATACAG TGGAGACCATGATGCTGTTATACCATTTCTGGGTACACAATCTTGGATACGATCACTCAACTTCCCCATTATGGATGAATGGAGGGCTTGGCATCTTGATGGACAGTCTGCGGG ATTCACCGAAACATACTCAAATAACCTGACGTTCGCTACTATAAAG GGTGGTGGACACACTGCACCAGAGTACCAACCAGAGAGATGCCTTGCTATGTTTAGTCGTTGGATTTCTGGTGAGCCGCTTTGA